DNA from Ammospiza caudacuta isolate bAmmCau1 chromosome 6, bAmmCau1.pri, whole genome shotgun sequence:
TCTCAGATGGTGTTAGTAACTGGGAAGAAGATAGTAATTATACAGAAACATGAATTTGTGCCTGGATTGCAGCATTCTTCTTTGCCTGGGAATGTGCATTAGGGGTTGCTAGCATAGGAGTTTTCTACCCAGTCAGTGTCATGTGACTGGGTTAGGCCCGCCATACATAGGAGAAAAACAAGGTtgcaaggagaaaaacaaacctAATGCAGAGAGTGGAAGTGGGGGAGAGTGGGGAACAACTGCAATGCAAGGTTTTTCTTGCTGTCAAGTGTTTATGTGTCTGACTTCAtgggaacagagggggaaaaagccaTGATCAGTGCCCTCCAACAGCTTGCCACTTATGGGACAGACAAAATAGAGGCAACCTCTCATGGggaaacccaaaatcccaccttgTTGGCAGCCAAAACAGTCTGTCTTTTGCAGGGGACCAGCCAAATGGAAACACAAATTTTCTTGCCCAATCTTTATCCCGCAAGAGGATTTCTAGGAGGGAGGAGAGTAGGGGCAAGATCCCAAACCAAACTCCTGGGCAGCCAGCCTTGCAAGGAATTGTATTTTTTGAGCAATTCAGAGACAAAATACTAGAAAGGCGGTCTGTGCGTGGTCAGGATTCCTTTTTTCAAAGTAAGACTGAGAAGAAGAAACTTACTTTTTCTCTAGACATTCCACATactctttcttctttctgcGGCTCTCCTGAGCAGAGATCTGTGAGGGGGGCAGAGGGGAGTCAGTATCATAAGTCTCTGGATGTTTTTTTGTGGCTCATGCATCTTGTCTGTCTCCTGCGCACACAGCATCCTAAAGGCAAATGGGGAGTTGCCTTCCTGCTGATCTCTAGGCCAAAACTGGGGGGGATTGATGCTGTAGGTATGCAGCTCTTCTTGGCTTGTAACCTGCAACCATTTGTTGCATTATGCCCTTCGCTGCCCTGCCAAAAGCATCTTCAGGGTTGCATTCCACTCCACTGACTCACATGGGTATGTGCTGTGGCCATTTGGGCTGATTCTGCTCCAGGCCACTTCTGAGTCACTGGGTGATTAGTTCAGTCTCACCATTTCTCCCACAGGATGCTTTCTAATCCCAGTCTAAAGTATCACAGCCTCTGCCTGGTTAGTGAACACTCTGCATCACCTATCCCGCACCATGCAATGGCTTTGGTTTCCCTGTCCTAGCAACAAGGCCTGACCTGACCAGTTTGTCTGATCTGTGGACCCTATCCCACACCACATCCTCCCAGGAGCTGTACTGGAAGCCACACTTCCAAGGTCTGGCTGTATGCAAAGCATGCAAGCAGAGATGCCCTTTGGCACCTTTTTGTGGGTTGGGAGGCTCATGCTAGTGTACCAAAGGCACGATCCCACCTTTTCTGAGCTGCAGTGGCACTGAGGAGGTGAGGGTAACTACAGCACTGGGCAGCCTAAGATGCTCTGGAATCATGGGAAATGAATGATTCATTTTTTGCAGTCACCTTGTTCTTGATTTTCCTCCTGACCCTCTTCAGtgctttctcctctgctttggTGAGGGGCAGCTTGGTAGGAATGGGGTAACCCTCTGCAATCAAGGTACGCTTCTCTTCTTCAGTCAAGAGCAGTGGGCCAGAGGTTCCTTGTAACTTCTGAAACACACAGAGAGCATTCATCAGTGTCAGCAAGGAGTTCTACCCCAGTGATCCTCCTTAAGGCcttgcagagcagccagaggcTGTACACATCAGAGTGGTGCCCACATACACTGCTGCCCACTGACACCAAACAGGTGCAGGGCAGTGCTCTTTCCTACTCTCAACCTGATCTGGGGGCACAACTCAGCAAGCAACTTCTTTCCTCTTTTACTTGGGAGGGCATCTGTTCCTTCATAGAGAGGCTGGCTACACACTCGCACACCTGCCAACAAACTTCTGGGCAACAGTTAAAATGGTCTGGTTACTGGAATTCTCAGTAATTCCTCTCTCATTAGCCTTCTCAGAAAGTCCTGTTAGTGCATAGGCCACTTCCCAAAGTATGGATGAAAGACAGCACCTGCTAAAACAAAGTAGATGCTGGTAGATATGCAAGATTGGTTGTGCATCTTCTCACTCCTGTAAGCATTTACCCTTGTGCTAAGACATCGCATTGCCTTGACAGAGCATTTCAGCTTGGAGACCTTAGCAAGGGCAGGAACCTCCACATAAGCCCTGGAAATCCTACAAACCCCTCTGAGCAGCAAGGAAgcctgtgtcccagccctgttgCCTCCTTACATGTggtgctgtgaggagaggtgAGGAGGAGATGGCAGTAGAAGAGCGAGCAGcaggccgggctgggctggagggaggcagggacCGAGGGCTCTGAGATCcgtcactgtcactgccatggCTGCTAGGTGGAGTTGGAGGCATCTGCACCAGGTCATCTACTGAGGAATAAGGAGATCAAGTCAATGGCTTTCATGTCAGCCTGTTGGTACAGGCATAGGGTTATGCCCCCTGCCATAACACAGGGCTGAAAGGAGAGGATGATGAATTTCAGAAGATGGGGTGAGCCTGAGAAAAAGGCTTGACTGAGCACTGCCCAAGACAGAGGTTAGACTGACCTCAAATGTGCTAAACTAGGAactgcagaggagctggcagggtTTTGCCACGGAACTGAAGGTATTTACAAAGCAATAAGGTGCTCCAGTGTCAACCAGAAAGAAGTAAAAAGCCTGTGATGTTTTGCTCCATAGCCTGTTCACAAGTACAGGAAGCTCTGTGAGAGCAGAGCTCTTCCAAAAGCACTGCAGGGCTCACACACTTGCCAGCACACTTGATCCAACAGAGCTCCGGTCACTCAGTTGGTTTCCAAGCACTTGAAAACTGTCCCCACTTTGTACTGGAGAGCCCTAGGGGCCTTAATGGAGGTGGGAATATGCCTAAGGAATGTCTCTCTGCGGCAGTGGGAGTTCCCATAGTGCTTTCATTTGTGCATCGGCAGATTTTCAGATGCTTGGGTTTCTTTCAAATTAAACTAGATCCTGAATTTCCTGACTTTCAGATGGTTATTTTTGGATAGCTCTACAGTCTCTCTGAGGATTTTAAAGGCACTCTTGCATATTTCCAACTCTGAAGTAGCCTGTTTTGCCTGGGAGTTCCTGTCTGAACAATTTTGTTTGTGGCTCCTGATGCAGACACTGATCTGAGTTAGAACAGTGCCCACTCTTCTGGTGTTCTCTGCCCCAGTGCTACCTTatatgcacagctctgcctttagGTGTTGTCTTTCTGCCCTGTATATAACAATCTATAGCTGAGTAATATAGTTGACCAGGAAATTCTATCTTCTTACCTGTAGGTACATTTAGAAACTGGTTCACCTCTTTGGGTTCAGCTTTGATCACAGGTGCTGGAGTCATTTCTATAGGAACCTGTGGAAGAGAAGCACAAAGAGCTCTTGGCCACTGCCACATCCCCTGCCCAGAAGGCTCCCACCAGTTCTGCCCATAGCCACTGGCCAactgctgcctgtcctgccccatctcacagctctgccccagagGAGCCTCTCACCACGGAGGAAACCAAGACTTCAAACATAAGCCCCTGAAGTCTCAGTTGCTGGGCACACAGAGTGCAAACACATTTACAGAGGAAGTGGCACTGGAAGATGGATGTGCTGCCAAGCAATGCACTGAGCTGAGTATCTCCAAAAGGGAGACAACTTTTATTCTTGGCAATTCTTCCTTTGATAGACCCAGACAGTGTAATTTAAACCAACCCCTGTATTACCATGGGAAGTCCTTCTTTGATCTGCCTTCATTATAAATGGGAGTATAGAGGTTGTACAGAAACAGAACAACCATGCTGCCCTGTTCATGTGACTTTCACCAGGGACACTGGGCAACTGTTTTCAATTGGAGGGGACTGAGAGCTGAATAAAGAGTAGATTTACTCCCATCTGTGTTATGCTGCCCCTCAGTCTCCTGGCttgccagcccccagcccaccaTAGGGTGGAGTTTTTACACTAAACAGACACATTGCAAACTCCTCCAGACTGTAAACACAGCTGAGAGAGCACCATGGTATGGCTGCTAAGCATACACAGCAGAGATTGGAGGGCACAGCAAGTTCAAGCTGTATAAATAATAGAGGAAGTTTGTGCACAGTTTTGGCTGGAAGAACCCATTTGTTTTGGATGGTTGTTTAAATAGGAAGATGTTCAACATGAGTGAAAAAAGGAACTGAATCCCAGAGATGTTCTACTGTTATCTACTGAGCTGCTACAAGATAGGCAAGGTCTGTGGGAGACTGGTCAGACCTTCTCATCCAACACAGCTGGAGTCAAGGCCAGCTGAACTAAGCCCTCAACTTACACCCACATACCAGTGGCATAAGTGAACCTCCTTCAGACAAACAGACTTCTTAAAGAACCTAGATATGACCAAAAGAGTTGGCCCCTTGTTACACAGAAATAATAAATCCTGCTGCTTCATAGGAAAAGGCAAGCAGGACCTAGAGTGGGACCAACATTTCCAGTGAGCAGCTCCAAAGAGTGAGAGGCCATGTGACAAGTCCAAAGGCATGAAAAAGacagtggcagagcaggggccTATATGGAGGAATAGTGAGGTCACTGGCATCGCATTAATTGACAGTGttctctgaaaaatgaaaataagccaAGAGTGGCTACAGAGATACTGGCATATTGGAGGGGGCAGATCTCCAGTAGGTGCAAGCTTAGAGCTTTTGGCTTTTGTGCCAAGGAAACATGCTTATATTTAACCAAGATTGTAAAGCCTTCTGGGCTGCCATTTCAAGAGGAGAATGACAAATAATAGAGTGTCTGGGCTTTGTAACATCTTCTTCTGTCTGTTCAGTAGCTAAATCACCTTGCAGGACCCTGCAGTCTCATGTTTGCATCTGCACCACCAGGGGTGCCGCTGTGCGAGAGCCCAGGTTCCCGACACATCTTAGATGGGCTCACCTCCTCAGGGAGTGGCAGTCTCTGCAGAGGGTTGAGGTTCAGCACTGGTATGGAGCTGGCAGGTAGCTGGGACTCAGGCAGGTCTAGAGGCAGGTTCTGTTCCTGTTTCACCATGATGGAGCATAGTTTGGGCCCCAGTGACCACACTCCATTCTCCAGCTCTGAAACATGCACAACGTGAGAGTCAAACTCCAGCAAGAGGAGGGCAAGGAGAAAAGAAGCCATGCAGACAGCTTCCTCTGACTGAGGAGGCTGCCTCTCCAAGTTCAGCACTGTCACCACACAAGCATGTGTGGTGACTGTGTACACAACACAGAGTACAAAAGGGAATGAACCCCCAGTGTGTGCTCCCCAATGTGTGGGGAGCAGACAGGACAGAGATAGAGGAATTGTgtctctgctgggctctgacTGTACAGCCCAAGCTCTGGAGGACAGTTGCAGGGTTTCTCCCCCCAGTAATGTCTAGGTCTCATCCTCTGGAGCTTATTTATATTTAGGGTTCAGTGAGAGGAGGATGCTGGGCTGTTGCTCCATAGGCAGCATGGCCAGCATCACAGATCTGCCAGGTGATTTACCAAGAATAGCACCATCTCTGTGCTGGTGAGCTGGTGAGAGAGCAAGCATGATGACAGTGAAAGGCTGGCAATGCTGCTTTGGCCACCTGATGATGTTGTGCCAAGTACCAGGGCTTTGCTGCATGACAGAAGAGGAAGGAGGTCTATTTCTGTGGAAGGAAGCCCACTGCTGCACCTGCTTGTGAGGCTGcttccacagctgctccccTCAGTCTCACCTCTGAGACTCTCTTCTCTaccctgagctgctcaggggACTGCTGTCCACAGCTGTACCCTGCTGCCATTGCTGGCAGGGACAAGAAGCACCAGTGAGGGAAAGGGAATGTCTAAAGAGAAATGAATGGAGCCGTGGGGACATGCTCCCCttgcctcctgcctgctctgtcccATGCACATCTGTGGTGTGAGCCTGGCTTGCCCATCTGGGATCTCTACTTCCCATGCAGATGGGAAAAGGACTGCTAGGCAGTAgagctgcctgggctctgctctaAACTTTCGGTCTTTGCTCTTCAAATACTTCAGCCTGCCAAAAGGCTACTCCCAGCTGGCCTGCAGCCTTACACCCTCCTTCCTAATCCTCAtccattccctttccctttttatcTGACAAGTAAAAATACATTTGGCTTGACATAGGACAGACTATTGCTAAGTGTGTCACCAGAGAGAGCTCCAGTTGCCTCCACAAGGCCACAGTCTGACTCACTCTCTAACCTCTCTGCACTGCTCTCTGCATGCAACACTCTCAGTCAGGCCCAGGGATGTTGCCTAGCTgtctgctgcccagagcagttcTGTAGTGCAGGCCTCAGTCCAGAAGATGTCTTGGcaagaggagagagggagaaaggtCTTTCTCTGCTCCAGAAAAGCCTGCACAAAGAAGAGTACAAACAAGCAGCTGTTGACATGGGAGCTGCCATCTGATCTAACTTAAACATATGTTAACATTGTCTTTGCCCTACTCGGCCTCTGTTTTCAGGAGAGGCCAGGGCAGAATCCTGCCTCTGGCCTTTGCTTGGACAGAGTGGTGTTAAAGCCCAGACAAGAATTCTATATGATAACACAGTGTTGGCCTTGCCAATGGAATATGTTGTTTTCCTGTCTTTGGTCTAGCACCTCTTATTTCTGCCCAGCAAGTCTCTCTAGCAGATGTTCATTCCTTCCAGCTGCCTCTGTGACTGGACGTTGTCAAGCACAGAGGCAGATCCTGTGGCTGCTGCGTGTGTGTCTCAGCTGTGAgtgctgctctcagtgctgctggattGCTTTCTAGAGCTTCCCACAATGCAGCAGGGCTAATGTCATCAGGCAGCATCTCAGGCAGGCGTGCACTGTACAGCTGAGACAACACAGAGCCTACTGAGCAGACACAGAGTGGattgtgttttctgtgtccTGCTAAGGACACTGAACCCAAAGCAAGTAGTGAAGTCCTAGTTACCCTGGTATGCAGACAAACCCTTCTGATGGAAGGAGGCAAAGTGTCACACAGCCACCAGTGTTTGTATCCAGAAAATTTGGACTGACTTCTGCCTTTCACAGAAATGAGGGACCTTGAGAGATCTTTCAGTCTATCCTACTGCTCTAGGCAAGTTCAACTAAACCTATGTCAATCCTGATAGATGATTCACTTGAACCTACCCCTTTGAAAAGTGCTGAAGAGTTCACAGCATCCTCCATTTAAACTCTTCTGTGGTTTTGTAATGCCCACCGTGGGAACATTTTGCCTGCTGACTACTCTGTAGTTCCTTACTGTCATTTGAAGccttttcctcctcatcctTTTTGTTGCAAAGATCTGCATTTCTCTTTTGCTCAGATGTGTGGGGTATCTTTCTGTgagggctgctgctgaagcaAGTTACCAGACAAGGGAGAGCAGACCACCAagggctctccctgaccagaCTTGACTCAGTGAGAGAGTAGCCTCCAGTGCTGTCAGTCCAGACAGGCCAAGGAGCAGACACCCAAATAAGTATGTGCCGTCCTCCCATTTCCTGTCTACATTCTGACCCTGGTCTCTTTCCCACCCTCGGAGATTCTTCTGGGGAGTGATTGGGTTACAGAATCAGAGACAAATAAGCCATCAGAGGGTCAATGAGGGACTGAGGAGTAGGCATCTTTTGTAGAGGCATCTAGGTTCCGCTGCCTGTGAGGATATTTCAGAGGTAACACTGTAACACTGCAGATTTCACTCTAAGTTGGTGGATGAGGCATGCCAAGACACTCATACTCTGCTCTAGATATTCTGTAGATGCTCTGTACCTACTGGGAAGAAATGTGGCTGAGAGATATCTGTAGCTGCCCAGGGTTCAGGAGGCAAAGAGCAGTGAGAAAGCAGGACCTGTACAGGAGGGCAGGCACTAACCTGAGGCTGGTCCAGTGCTCACAGTTCTGCACAAccctggctctccctgctcctggcatcAAATCACACCCTGCAAAACTCAGGGCTGGTACTGAGGGATGAAGCAGCCAATCAGTATGCACAAGCCATCTGGAAAGCAGACTCCACTGATAAGCAGGGCCACAATGCACCCAGTGGCTTGCCCTAGCTGGCCTGTGTTAGTCTGTGTTAGTGGGAACCatgtgggaaggggcaggattTGGAAGAGTTTTGGAGATCTGCAGAAAAGCTGCGAGAAAGCTGATAAAAAGCAAGCTTCAGCCAGCTCCAAGCCTAGACAGAGCAGGGGCATTCCTGAGGAGCTCTGTAGAATGAGCAGAGCTTGCTTaatgttaaagaaaaaacatttctgggTAATTAATTGGAACTGAATGTCTAAAAGGATTGAGActggatggagctgtgccaaAAGGACTGCACAGTGTTGCAAATACTGGACCTGACTCAGGGTTTCACTAGAATATGACTCACATGCAATTATGAGCCAAAAAAGCCCTGGAAAGATGAGCTGAATTATCCAGCTGCAGGACTGGGTGCATGGATCCTATGCCTGCCATTGTAATGCCAGGCCTTACTCCCTTATAAAACTGATCTGCACACTCAGAGAGAAGTGCCAGGCCCATCTCAAACTCTTCTGGTTTATGCACTGGATACCCTATGCTGGCCTCTGCTCAAGGGTCAGTGTGACACTCCATTCAAGAGAGTCATGATCTTGCCTTTGAGACATAACAGCTGAAGGAAGGGCACGTGCAGACACAGTGGAGAGAAGGAGAAGTGGTGCTGAGTGTCTCAGAAAGGAGCTCTTGAGATAGCTTCATGCTGGCAGTCTTCATCTCACTGCTTTCTACAAACGCATTCTTTTGGCTTCTCTCATTCTCATCTCCTCCCATTCATTTTCAGGGGCAAAAGAAAGCTGTGGTTTTTTGTTCAtgatggtttggggttttttttgttagttgCCCCCTCCAAGACTGTACCAGGGTTGAAactaaggaaaaagaaatgcaaattgAAAGCTTTTTTGGTACTAAAGCAGAGTTGCTTGGATTGCCATAAACCTCTCTCCCAGCATCTCTCTGAGATGCCCCTAAGGAATGTGGCAGATGGTTGTGCCTTTTCAAGGACCAAAGATGTAGCAGAGGCCAGCCTTCTCTCCTTCTGCCTTGGCGTTTGTACCAGAAAGCTGGGATCACTCCTAGTCATGAGAGGAAGCCTCTGTCCCAGGTCTCACTGTTGCTCAAAGGAATAGCTGTCTTCTGTGTATACTGAGCCTGTGCCACTGCTTTTTCAGGCAGCCTGGTGTCCATCAGCTGTTGGGACACCCACACAATCCCACAAATTACAGGACTCTCTGCAAGGACAGCTCTAAAAATACCCAGCCATCATAAATTATCCTGAAatgaattgttttaaaaataagttttgaaATGACTGTTCCCCTCTGTCTCCTGCTAAAAGATCTGCTGGTAAAGAAGGCACTTAGCTTTCCACATGTACCAGCGCTGGTTTCAGCCAGAGACTCATGCTTCCTATGTGCAAGCCAAAACCCTGCTTCCTGATGCCAAAACGGAGCTGGATCTAGGGCATCCACACCCAAGTTTGCAGGGTCCTAAAAAGACATTGCCTGTTGCTTGCCAGAAGCTGGCAGCACACTAAGCCACAGCCAATTACCATCCTTGTAAATAGCAGTAAGCCCAGCAAAGGAGTAATGTGACTATCACAGTACaaatggaagggaaaaatgTGGCTGTATTTGACAACAGCAAATCAAATTCTTCCCTGTATTGGACATGTGCAAGCCCAAGGAACAGCCAGTTTGTCCTTACATATGAAAGCCAGCCAGAGCCTCTGCTAAGAGACGCACCCAAAGCTGAGCAGTGTGCACATCTCACGCTCACCGTTAGCATTATCTTCAGTCTTGACAGGCAcaagggggctctggggagcagaGTCTCCACTGAGGGAATAGCTGTGCTCTGCCTGGATGCCTGGAGTGGGTGGATCCAGGTCCATGTCCAGCAGAGGGTTCTTCTCAGCCAGTACCGGGTCATCGAAGAAACTGCTGAAGAGGTCATTGGAGAAATCCTCCATGTTGTCAGAGAAGTGATCCAGGTTCTCTGAGAAATGCTAAGGAAAGACAAAGGGAGAAAGAGCATTAGTGTCAACTCCAAGAGGGATCTGAGAGCCTTCCTCCACACTGAGAGTCAAACCTCAGCATCAATTCCTATTCCTCACCTCCATCAGTCTGACTAAACACCTCGAAATAAGATAGAAAGGGATGTTGTGCTGTACATCACTGCATGTTTATCTATGCCACAAACACGCATGAAACTTTTCTACATCATCTTATCTTCCCATTCCTTTGTGAGTATCTCTATGTGTCTTATAAACATCATCTCACTGTGACAACAAAATGAATAGAATACAAGAAAGAGATTCCTGTGATGATAAAATGTAAGTGTGGCACAAAGTCATGGTCTTCAGCACCTGTCCTTAGTGACAGACACTTTTTCATGTTCTCTGCAAACAGCAATAGGCACATTGATGCCCCAGAGGATATCAATCCAGCTGCTGATTTCtatcagagaaaaaagatcaGTTGGATCAACATAACAGGGAAGGCCCCCTGTTGTATTTAATTTCCTCTGGGATTTAACAGCCCCTCTGTAGACCATATGAGGCTGTACTTCAGCCAGATAATGCCTGTGAAATTCAGCTCCCCGATGAAGTTTAAACACTACAGATGGGCTGTTAACAACAAACAATCATTCCACTAATCATTCCAGTAACAGTCAGTAAATctggccagtgctgctgcagagctgagttCCTGATGCTACAGGGAACCTTCTTCCTTTGAGGCATATCCTCCTATT
Protein-coding regions in this window:
- the CREB3L1 gene encoding cyclic AMP-responsive element-binding protein 3-like protein 1 isoform X3, with product MCISQRTWITSLTTWRISPMTSSAVSSMTRYWLRRTLCWTWTWIHPLQASRQSTAIPSVETLLPRAPLCLSRLKIMLTVPIEMTPAPVIKAEPKEVNQFLNVPTVDDLVQMPPTPPSSHGSDSDGSQSPRSLPPSSPARPAARSSTAISSSPLLTAPHKLQGTSGPLLLTEEEKRTLIAEGYPIPTKLPLTKAEEKALKRVRRKIKNKISAQESRRKKKEYVECLEKKVETYTTENNELWKKVETLENANRTLLQQLQKLQALVAGKVSRPYKMASTQTGTCLMVLALCFVLILGSLMPCLPEFSSASQTVKATPAPDIYTTSKIQSRSLLFYDEGAGSLEESYSSFLTMDHPEGWEAKKSQSEEGRPHLARTHETAKYLSKTQGGPDQNQTDPTLSHLKEQFRERETSSSETTEFL
- the CREB3L1 gene encoding cyclic AMP-responsive element-binding protein 3-like protein 1 isoform X2, with product MDSILEPFPAERLFPAAGTGFLDFGDFSEADFLSNVHFSENLDHFSDNMEDFSNDLFSSFFDDPVLAEKNPLLDMDLDPPTPGIQAEHSYSLSGDSAPQSPLVPVKTEDNANELENGVWSLGPKLCSIMVKQEQNLPLDLPESQLPASSIPVLNLNPLQRLPLPEEVPIEMTPAPVIKAEPKEVNQFLNVPTDDLVQMPPTPPSSHGSDSDGSQSPRSLPPSSPARPAARSSTAISSSPLLTAPHKLQGTSGPLLLTEEEKRTLIAEGYPIPTKLPLTKAEEKALKRVRRKIKNKISAQESRRKKKEYVECLEKKVETYTTENNELWKKVETLENANRTLLQQLQKLQALVAGKVSRPYKMASTQTGTCLMVLALCFVLILGSLMPCLPEFSSASQTVKATPAPDIYTTSKIQSRSLLFYDEGAGSLEESYSSFLTMDHPEGWEAKKSQSEEGRPHLARTHETAKYLSKTQGGPDQNQTDPTLSHLKEQFRERETSSSETTEFL
- the CREB3L1 gene encoding cyclic AMP-responsive element-binding protein 3-like protein 1 isoform X1, producing MDSILEPFPAERLFPAAGTGFLDFGDFSEADFLSNVHFSENLDHFSDNMEDFSNDLFSSFFDDPVLAEKNPLLDMDLDPPTPGIQAEHSYSLSGDSAPQSPLVPVKTEDNANELENGVWSLGPKLCSIMVKQEQNLPLDLPESQLPASSIPVLNLNPLQRLPLPEEVPIEMTPAPVIKAEPKEVNQFLNVPTVDDLVQMPPTPPSSHGSDSDGSQSPRSLPPSSPARPAARSSTAISSSPLLTAPHKLQGTSGPLLLTEEEKRTLIAEGYPIPTKLPLTKAEEKALKRVRRKIKNKISAQESRRKKKEYVECLEKKVETYTTENNELWKKVETLENANRTLLQQLQKLQALVAGKVSRPYKMASTQTGTCLMVLALCFVLILGSLMPCLPEFSSASQTVKATPAPDIYTTSKIQSRSLLFYDEGAGSLEESYSSFLTMDHPEGWEAKKSQSEEGRPHLARTHETAKYLSKTQGGPDQNQTDPTLSHLKEQFRERETSSSETTEFL